One stretch of Streptomyces sp. R21 DNA includes these proteins:
- a CDS encoding DUF742 domain-containing protein encodes MATPPGGSSSGNWSYGPGQGQGDGSQNPNRYNFPSAPSHRRQQPYAPQGPGPSPYDQPPAPRIQPVQPQRRTPEAAPAGSSNNPLVRPYAMTGGRTRPRYQLAIEALVHTTAQPHQMQGQLPEHQRICNLCREIKSVAEISALLTIPLGVARILVADLAEAGLVAIHQPGGDENAGGQPDVTLLERVLSGLRKL; translated from the coding sequence GTGGCAACACCCCCAGGCGGTTCGTCTTCGGGCAACTGGTCCTATGGCCCCGGCCAGGGCCAGGGTGACGGTTCGCAGAACCCGAACCGGTACAACTTCCCCTCCGCGCCGAGCCACCGACGCCAGCAGCCGTACGCACCGCAGGGCCCCGGCCCTTCGCCGTACGACCAGCCGCCGGCGCCGCGCATCCAGCCTGTGCAGCCGCAGCGACGCACCCCCGAGGCGGCGCCCGCGGGATCGTCGAACAACCCTCTGGTGCGCCCGTACGCCATGACAGGCGGCCGTACCAGGCCCCGCTACCAGCTCGCCATCGAGGCGCTGGTGCACACGACCGCTCAACCGCATCAGATGCAGGGCCAGTTGCCCGAGCATCAGCGGATCTGCAATCTCTGCCGAGAGATCAAGTCGGTGGCCGAGATCTCGGCGCTGCTGACGATCCCCCTCGGCGTGGCCAGGATTCTCGTCGCCGACTTGGCGGAGGCGGGCCTGGTCGCCATCCATCAGCCCGGCGGCGACGAGAACGCCGGCGGCCAGCCAGACGTGACTTTGCTCGAAAGGGTGCTCAGTGGACTTCGCAAGCTCTAG
- a CDS encoding ATP/GTP-binding protein, whose translation MDFASSSGGPSRSTTSAKIVVAGGFGVGKTTFVGAVSEINPLRTEAVMTSASAGIDDLTHTGDKTTTTVAMDFGRITLDQDLILYLFGTPGQDRFWFMWDDLVRGAIGAIVLVDTRRLADCFPAVDYFENSGLPFVIALNGFDGNQPYNPDEVREALQIGPDTPIITTDARHRADAKSALITLVEHALMARLR comes from the coding sequence GTGGACTTCGCAAGCTCTAGCGGAGGGCCTTCCCGCTCCACCACGTCCGCGAAGATCGTGGTGGCGGGCGGCTTCGGCGTGGGCAAGACCACGTTCGTCGGCGCCGTCTCGGAGATCAACCCGCTGCGCACCGAGGCCGTCATGACGTCCGCTTCCGCGGGCATCGACGACCTCACGCACACCGGAGACAAGACGACGACCACCGTCGCCATGGACTTCGGCCGCATCACCCTGGACCAGGACCTGATCCTGTACCTGTTCGGCACCCCCGGTCAGGACCGCTTCTGGTTCATGTGGGACGACCTGGTCCGCGGCGCCATCGGCGCGATCGTCCTGGTGGACACCCGCCGTCTCGCCGACTGCTTCCCCGCGGTCGACTACTTCGAGAACTCGGGTCTCCCCTTCGTCATCGCGCTGAACGGCTTCGACGGCAACCAGCCGTACAACCCGGACGAGGTCCGTGAAGCCCTCCAGATCGGCCCCGACACTCCGATCATCACCACCGACGCCCGCCACCGCGCGGACGCCAAGTCGGCGCTCATCACGCTCGTGGAACACGCGCTGATGGCGCGCCTTCGGTAG
- a CDS encoding acyl-CoA carboxylase subunit epsilon, producing the protein MSNADIRVEKGHAEPEEVAAITAILLARAAAAPDAAPAHRGRPKAGWRRLEREPGFKAPHSWHG; encoded by the coding sequence ATGAGCAACGCTGACATTCGTGTCGAGAAGGGCCACGCCGAGCCCGAGGAAGTCGCCGCCATCACCGCGATCCTCCTCGCCCGCGCCGCGGCCGCGCCCGATGCCGCACCGGCCCACCGCGGCCGCCCCAAGGCCGGCTGGCGCCGCCTGGAGCGCGAGCCCGGCTTCAAGGCACCGCACTCCTGGCACGGCTAG
- a CDS encoding acyl-CoA carboxylase subunit beta, whose protein sequence is MTVLDEAGPTGEPTDARGRVAELHAIRAEALRGPSEKATAAQHAKGKLTARERIELLLDAGSFQEVEQLRRHRATGFGLEAKKPYTDGVITGWGTVEGRTVFVYAHDFRIFGGALGEAHATKIHKIMDMAIAAGAPLVSLNDGAGARIQEGVSALAGYGGIFQRNTRASGVIPQISVMLGPCAGGAAYSPALTDFVFMVRETSQMFITGPDVVKAVTGEEITQNGLGGADVHAETSGVAHFAYDDEETCIAEVRYLLAMLPQNNRENPPRVASEDPVDRRSDVLLDLVPADGNRPYDMTKVIEELVDDGDYLEIHERWARNIICALARLDGQVVGIVANQPQSLAGVLDIEASEKAARFVQMCDAFNIPIVTLLDVPGFLPGVDQEHGGIIRHGAKLLYAYCNATVPRISLILRKAYGGAYIVMDSQSIGADLTYAWPTNEIAVMGAEGAANVIFRRQIAEAEDSEAMRVRMVKEYKAELMHPYYAAERGLVDDVIDPAETREVLIKSLAMLHTKHADLPSRKHGNPPQ, encoded by the coding sequence ATGACCGTTTTGGACGAGGCTGGACCCACAGGCGAACCGACGGACGCACGCGGGCGCGTTGCCGAACTGCACGCGATCCGCGCGGAGGCGCTGCGAGGCCCCAGCGAGAAGGCGACCGCGGCCCAGCACGCCAAGGGCAAGCTGACCGCCCGCGAGCGCATCGAGCTGCTGCTGGACGCCGGCTCGTTCCAGGAGGTCGAGCAGCTGCGCCGGCATCGCGCCACAGGCTTCGGCCTGGAGGCGAAGAAGCCGTACACCGACGGTGTGATCACCGGCTGGGGCACGGTGGAGGGCCGCACGGTCTTCGTCTACGCCCACGACTTCCGCATCTTCGGCGGCGCGCTGGGCGAGGCCCACGCCACGAAGATCCACAAGATCATGGACATGGCCATCGCGGCCGGTGCCCCGCTGGTCTCCCTGAACGACGGCGCCGGTGCCCGTATCCAGGAGGGCGTCTCGGCGCTGGCCGGCTACGGCGGTATCTTCCAGCGCAACACCCGCGCCTCCGGTGTCATCCCGCAGATCAGCGTGATGCTCGGCCCGTGCGCGGGCGGCGCGGCCTACTCACCCGCCCTCACGGACTTCGTGTTCATGGTCCGTGAGACCTCGCAGATGTTCATCACCGGCCCGGACGTCGTCAAGGCGGTCACCGGTGAGGAGATCACCCAGAACGGGCTGGGCGGCGCCGACGTGCACGCCGAGACCTCCGGCGTCGCGCACTTCGCGTACGACGACGAGGAGACCTGCATCGCCGAGGTGCGCTACCTCCTCGCGATGCTCCCGCAGAACAACCGCGAGAACCCGCCCCGCGTGGCGAGCGAGGACCCGGTCGATCGCCGTAGCGACGTCCTCCTCGACCTCGTCCCCGCGGACGGCAACCGTCCCTACGACATGACCAAGGTCATCGAGGAGCTCGTCGACGACGGCGACTACCTTGAGATCCACGAGCGTTGGGCCCGCAACATCATCTGCGCGCTGGCCCGCCTCGACGGCCAGGTGGTCGGCATCGTCGCCAACCAGCCCCAGTCGCTGGCCGGTGTCCTGGACATCGAGGCATCGGAAAAAGCTGCGCGCTTTGTCCAGATGTGTGACGCTTTTAACATCCCGATCGTCACGCTGCTGGATGTCCCCGGCTTCCTTCCGGGGGTGGACCAGGAGCACGGCGGGATCATCCGGCACGGCGCCAAGCTGCTCTACGCCTACTGCAACGCGACCGTGCCGCGGATCTCGCTGATTCTCCGGAAGGCGTACGGAGGTGCCTACATCGTCATGGACAGCCAGTCCATCGGCGCGGACCTCACCTACGCCTGGCCGACGAACGAGATCGCCGTGATGGGCGCCGAGGGTGCCGCCAACGTCATCTTCCGGCGGCAGATCGCCGAGGCCGAGGACTCCGAGGCGATGCGCGTGCGCATGGTCAAGGAGTACAAGGCGGAGCTCATGCACCCGTACTACGCGGCCGAGCGCGGCCTGGTCGACGACGTCATCGACCCCGCCGAGACCCGCGAGGTGCTGATCAAGTCCCTGGCGATGCTGCACACCAAGCACGCCGACCTGCCCTCCCGCAAGCACGGCAACCCCCCGCAGTAA
- a CDS encoding polysaccharide lyase 8 family protein, whose protein sequence is MNMTPTRRTFLLSAVLVAALAPPPPANAADDGDEDAYDTLRRRWLEIALGAGYDPAAEPYATRLRQTGELARGFSATMAPTGTSLWPGYPFDPPAGITQSYSRLWTMTQAYVQEGTGSTGDGSLLADVLTGLDHLSATVYNPSTTRYGNWWEWQIGSPRLLMDIVAALHDDLTDPRRAAACAAVDHFVPDAMLSDYSGTSTGANRVDLCRSVALRGILGRAPDKIALARDALSPVFPYVTTGDGLYADGSFVQHTWVAYSGTYGQVMLDGLGRLFALLTGSAWEVADPNRQLVLDSVEHAYAPLIHDGLVMDSVNGRAISRGYLKSDDLHVMRSDHFHGQGLIAAIALLAQGASAAERERWQGRIKGWIERDTVTPILTAAQFGVADLARLHTVADSAVAATSEPVGHHLFAAMDRAVHRGSGFAANLSMASDRIAHYECGNGENPRGWHTGAGMLLWWPRGSNGPNDSDGPNDSDGRDGSNGSGGGQYTDWFWPTVDWYRLPGTTVSTKRLADKAGGEWGEPKPDVRWVGGTTDGTCAAIGQHLKGLGSTLEARKSWFCVDDALICLGAGITATDGVPVETVVDNRNLGEDGTPAFVRGPDWAHLQGHGGWLFPEPGDMATLHTLREDRTGAWSDINTTSTTERRTRRWQTLWLDHGADPVDATYAYVLMPGATRRAVAARAADRDWLSVLANDAHRQAVHVGRLGLTAANFWTAGTAGPLSATAGASVLVRRRGRTATVCVSEPPRTGEPLEIVWDHPVRALLCADPTVEVTALGRRLKLRVTPGMACATHECEVALR, encoded by the coding sequence ATGAACATGACTCCCACGCGCCGCACGTTCCTCCTGTCCGCCGTCCTCGTGGCAGCGCTCGCCCCGCCTCCACCCGCAAACGCCGCCGACGACGGCGACGAAGACGCGTACGACACCCTCCGGCGCCGTTGGCTGGAGATCGCCCTCGGCGCCGGCTATGACCCGGCCGCCGAGCCGTACGCCACCCGCCTCCGCCAGACCGGTGAACTCGCCCGCGGCTTCAGCGCCACCATGGCCCCGACGGGCACCTCCCTCTGGCCGGGCTACCCCTTCGATCCGCCCGCGGGCATCACCCAGAGCTACAGCAGGCTGTGGACGATGACGCAGGCGTATGTGCAGGAGGGCACGGGCTCGACGGGTGACGGCTCCCTCCTCGCGGACGTCCTCACCGGCCTCGACCACCTCTCCGCGACGGTCTACAACCCCTCCACCACCCGCTACGGCAACTGGTGGGAATGGCAGATCGGCAGCCCCCGCCTGCTCATGGACATCGTCGCCGCCCTCCACGACGACCTCACCGACCCCCGGCGGGCCGCCGCCTGCGCCGCCGTCGACCACTTCGTCCCCGACGCCATGCTCAGCGACTACTCCGGCACCTCCACCGGCGCCAACCGCGTCGACCTCTGCCGGTCCGTCGCCCTCCGCGGCATCCTCGGCCGAGCCCCCGACAAGATCGCCCTCGCCCGTGACGCCCTCTCGCCGGTCTTCCCGTACGTCACGACGGGCGACGGGCTCTACGCGGACGGGTCGTTCGTGCAGCACACCTGGGTCGCCTACTCGGGGACGTACGGGCAGGTCATGCTCGACGGGCTCGGGCGGCTCTTCGCGCTGCTCACCGGGTCGGCGTGGGAGGTGGCCGACCCGAACCGGCAGCTCGTCCTGGACAGCGTCGAGCACGCGTACGCGCCCCTCATCCACGACGGACTGGTGATGGACAGCGTCAACGGGCGTGCCATCAGCCGGGGTTACCTGAAGAGCGACGACCTCCACGTGATGCGCAGCGACCACTTCCACGGGCAGGGGCTGATCGCCGCGATCGCGCTGCTCGCCCAGGGCGCGAGCGCGGCCGAGCGCGAGCGCTGGCAGGGGCGGATCAAGGGGTGGATCGAGCGGGACACGGTGACGCCGATCCTCACGGCCGCCCAGTTCGGCGTCGCCGACCTCGCGCGGCTGCACACCGTCGCCGACTCGGCCGTCGCGGCGACCTCCGAACCCGTCGGCCACCATCTGTTCGCGGCCATGGACCGCGCGGTGCACCGCGGCTCGGGCTTCGCCGCGAACCTCTCCATGGCGAGCGACCGCATCGCGCACTATGAATGCGGCAACGGCGAGAACCCGCGCGGCTGGCACACCGGCGCCGGGATGCTGCTCTGGTGGCCGAGAGGGTCGAACGGGCCGAATGACTCGGATGGCCCGAACGATTCGGATGGCCGGGATGGCTCGAATGGCTCGGGCGGCGGCCAGTACACCGACTGGTTCTGGCCGACCGTCGACTGGTACCGGCTGCCCGGGACAACCGTGTCCACCAAGCGACTTGCCGACAAAGCGGGCGGCGAGTGGGGTGAGCCCAAGCCGGACGTGCGATGGGTCGGCGGTACGACGGACGGCACCTGCGCGGCGATCGGCCAGCACCTCAAGGGGCTCGGCTCCACGCTGGAGGCCCGCAAGTCATGGTTCTGCGTCGACGACGCGCTGATCTGCCTGGGCGCGGGGATCACCGCCACCGACGGGGTGCCCGTCGAGACGGTCGTCGACAACCGCAACCTGGGCGAGGACGGCACCCCGGCCTTCGTACGAGGTCCGGATTGGGCCCACCTGCAAGGCCACGGCGGCTGGCTCTTCCCGGAACCGGGCGATATGGCGACCCTCCACACTCTCCGCGAGGACCGCACCGGCGCCTGGTCCGACATCAACACCACCAGCACCACCGAGCGGCGCACCCGGCGCTGGCAGACGCTCTGGCTGGACCATGGCGCGGACCCTGTCGACGCGACGTACGCCTACGTCCTGATGCCCGGCGCGACCCGTCGCGCGGTCGCGGCCCGTGCCGCCGACCGCGACTGGCTGTCCGTCCTTGCCAATGACGCCCACCGCCAGGCTGTCCACGTGGGCCGGCTGGGACTGACGGCCGCGAACTTCTGGACGGCCGGTACGGCGGGACCGCTGAGCGCCACGGCCGGGGCGAGCGTGCTCGTACGGCGCAGGGGGCGCACCGCTACCGTCTGTGTGAGCGAGCCTCCGCGGACCGGGGAGCCTCTGGAGATCGTCTGGGATCATCCCGTACGAGCCCTCCTGTGCGCCGATCCGACCGTCGAAGTGACCGCCCTCGGCCGTCGGCTGAAACTGCGCGTCACCCCGGGGATGGCATGCGCCACGCACGAATGTGAGGTGGCTCTCAGGTGA
- a CDS encoding YceI family protein has translation MGIFGRKTTDTPATATATAPAAVNPDLAALTGDYTIDPSHTTIGFVARHAMVTNVKGSFKDLTGTLHLDGSDPSQSTATIDVQMDSIETGSADRDGHLKSSDFFKTDEFPTMTFVSTKAEALGGDDYRITGDLSILGTTKQLSIDLEFNGSAKDPFGNERVGFEGKAEILRSEWGLTWNAALETGGVLVSDKIKLNFDISAIKNA, from the coding sequence ATGGGCATCTTCGGCCGCAAGACCACCGACACCCCCGCCACCGCCACCGCCACGGCCCCCGCCGCCGTGAACCCCGACCTGGCGGCGCTGACCGGCGACTACACGATCGACCCGTCGCACACGACGATCGGCTTCGTCGCCCGCCACGCCATGGTCACCAACGTCAAGGGCAGCTTCAAGGACCTCACCGGCACCCTGCACCTGGACGGCTCGGACCCGTCGCAGTCGACCGCCACGATCGACGTCCAGATGGACAGCATCGAGACGGGCTCCGCGGACCGTGACGGCCACCTCAAGAGCTCCGACTTCTTCAAGACGGACGAGTTCCCGACGATGACCTTCGTCTCGACCAAGGCCGAGGCCCTGGGCGGCGACGACTACCGGATCACCGGTGACCTGTCGATCCTCGGCACCACGAAGCAGCTCAGCATCGACCTGGAGTTCAACGGCTCGGCCAAGGACCCGTTCGGCAACGAGCGCGTCGGCTTCGAGGGCAAGGCGGAGATCCTGCGCTCCGAGTGGGGCCTCACCTGGAACGCCGCGCTGGAGACGGGCGGCGTCCTGGTCTCCGACAAGATCAAGCTGAACTTCGACATCTCGGCGATCAAGAACGCCTGA
- a CDS encoding N-acetyltransferase, whose translation MNWLPAEFVHPVHVEVPGGYHLRPISGDDAAIDYPAVMGSRERLWAIFGEAWGWPAASITFEANKADLERHAVEIAAHESFNYVLFDEAETVEYGCVYIDPPEKTGADGEISWWVVDEAVGSELERELDLLVPRWIGEAWPFERPRFIGRDLSWKEWLALPDA comes from the coding sequence ATGAACTGGTTGCCTGCCGAGTTTGTTCATCCTGTACATGTCGAGGTGCCCGGGGGGTATCACCTGCGGCCGATCAGTGGGGACGACGCCGCGATCGACTACCCCGCGGTGATGGGGTCACGGGAGCGGCTGTGGGCGATTTTCGGGGAGGCGTGGGGGTGGCCTGCCGCGAGCATCACCTTTGAGGCCAACAAGGCTGATCTGGAGCGGCACGCGGTGGAGATCGCTGCTCATGAGTCCTTCAACTACGTCTTGTTCGATGAGGCGGAGACGGTCGAGTACGGATGTGTGTACATCGACCCGCCGGAGAAGACCGGTGCCGATGGCGAGATCTCGTGGTGGGTCGTGGACGAAGCCGTCGGGAGTGAGCTGGAGCGGGAGTTGGACCTGCTCGTACCCCGGTGGATCGGTGAGGCGTGGCCCTTCGAGCGGCCTCGGTTCATCGGGCGTGATCTGTCGTGGAAGGAGTGGCTGGCGCTGCCCGACGCGTAG
- a CDS encoding ABC transporter permease subunit: MKRAVHAEWTKLRTLPSTWWLLTATVVMTLAVGAAALSSVTTHVCPSAAACHEDTVKLSLTGIWLGQATVLILGALSIGAEYGTGTIRTTLTAIPHRPKVLASKAAVLAAVTAVAGTLAVAASLLAGRLILPGNGFTTKEGYPPLSPTDTTTLRAAFGSVLLLMLIAVLGLGLAALLRDSAGAITAGLGLLYITPLLADLLASPTWKDRVERWAPMPAGLSIQATRNLARLPIGPWPGLGVLAAYAMGLLIAGGVLFRTRDA; the protein is encoded by the coding sequence GTGAAGCGGGCCGTCCACGCCGAGTGGACCAAACTCCGTACGCTGCCCAGCACTTGGTGGCTTCTGACGGCGACCGTCGTGATGACGCTCGCGGTGGGCGCGGCCGCCCTGTCCTCCGTGACCACCCACGTCTGTCCGTCGGCCGCGGCCTGCCACGAGGACACGGTGAAGCTGAGCCTGACGGGCATCTGGCTGGGCCAGGCGACGGTGCTGATCCTCGGCGCGCTGTCGATCGGCGCGGAGTACGGCACAGGCACGATCCGTACGACGCTCACGGCGATACCCCACCGCCCGAAGGTCCTGGCGTCCAAGGCGGCGGTACTGGCCGCGGTGACGGCAGTGGCGGGCACGCTCGCGGTCGCGGCCTCTCTCCTGGCGGGCCGCCTGATCCTCCCCGGCAACGGCTTCACGACGAAGGAGGGCTACCCGCCGCTGTCCCCCACCGACACCACCACGCTCCGCGCGGCCTTCGGCTCCGTCCTTCTCCTGATGCTCATAGCCGTCCTGGGCCTGGGCCTCGCCGCCCTGCTACGGGACAGCGCGGGCGCCATCACAGCCGGCCTCGGCCTGCTGTACATCACCCCGCTCCTGGCCGACCTGCTGGCCTCCCCGACCTGGAAGGACCGCGTCGAACGCTGGGCACCGATGCCGGCCGGCCTGTCCATCCAGGCAACCCGCAACCTCGCCCGTCTGCCGATCGGCCCCTGGCCGGGTCTGGGCGTCCTGGCGGCGTACGCCATGGGACTGCTGATCGCCGGAGGAGTGCTCTTCAGGACACGCGACGCGTGA
- a CDS encoding ABC transporter permease subunit — protein MTTPTLTPYRSQLKPGRDGFARLLRAEWTKFRTVRSWSLVLAVAAAVTVLISLLSASGSSTTGTGPKVTLGPDGTHVNDTFNFVHQEMTGDGSVTVRVTGGLKSSRGMPEPWAKAGVIIKQSTKQGSAYAALMVTPDHGVRMQWNFTHDKAGSGTSGDPRWLRLTRTGTRLTGYESADGTHWTKVGAVTLPELSKTTQAGLFVATPMHTNLSRSFGGGSETAGTTTAVASFDHVGLRGGTAGATWTSTDVGAPADNGRNQPVNGPAAPHPGTTKVSADGVYTLSGQGDIAPNEDVPDLVQMSFQGVLVAVLFMVALGALFITSEYKRGMIRTTFTASPHRGRVLAAKTLVLGSVTFAVSLVATAVAFPLAQHTLRGNGFKPPEVPELSLLENPALRAVVGSAALLALVAVLTLAVGAVLRNSAGAITVVVILVVLPHILALALPLSVGHWLLRLTPAAAFAIEQGATYYPQVQHNCLPESGCYPLSPWNGLAVLCAYVVVAMALAMWRLRRRDA, from the coding sequence ATGACCACCCCGACCCTCACCCCGTACCGCTCGCAGCTCAAGCCGGGACGCGACGGCTTCGCCAGACTCCTGCGTGCCGAGTGGACCAAGTTCCGGACCGTGCGGTCCTGGTCCCTGGTGCTGGCGGTCGCGGCCGCGGTCACGGTCCTGATCTCGCTGCTCAGTGCGAGCGGCTCCAGCACGACCGGGACCGGCCCCAAGGTCACCCTCGGCCCCGACGGCACCCACGTCAACGACACCTTCAATTTCGTCCACCAGGAAATGACCGGTGACGGCAGTGTCACGGTCCGCGTGACCGGCGGCCTGAAGAGTAGCCGTGGTATGCCGGAACCCTGGGCCAAGGCCGGTGTCATCATCAAGCAGAGCACGAAGCAGGGCAGTGCCTACGCGGCCCTGATGGTCACCCCGGACCACGGCGTCCGCATGCAGTGGAACTTCACGCACGACAAGGCGGGCAGCGGCACCTCCGGCGACCCGCGCTGGCTCCGCCTGACGCGCACGGGCACCCGGCTGACGGGCTACGAATCCGCCGACGGCACCCACTGGACGAAGGTCGGCGCGGTCACGCTCCCGGAGCTGTCGAAGACGACCCAGGCGGGCCTCTTCGTCGCCACCCCCATGCACACGAACCTGAGCCGTTCCTTCGGCGGAGGGTCGGAGACGGCCGGTACCACGACCGCCGTCGCGTCCTTCGACCACGTGGGCCTGCGCGGCGGCACCGCGGGCGCGACCTGGACCAGCACGGACGTGGGTGCACCGGCTGACAACGGCCGGAACCAGCCGGTGAACGGCCCAGCCGCCCCGCACCCGGGCACCACCAAGGTGTCGGCCGACGGCGTCTACACCCTCTCCGGTCAGGGCGACATCGCCCCGAACGAGGACGTGCCGGACCTCGTACAGATGAGCTTCCAGGGCGTCCTCGTGGCCGTGCTGTTCATGGTGGCGCTGGGGGCTCTCTTCATCACCTCCGAGTACAAACGCGGCATGATCCGTACGACGTTCACGGCGAGTCCGCACCGCGGCCGGGTCCTGGCGGCGAAGACGCTCGTCCTCGGAAGCGTCACGTTCGCCGTGAGCCTCGTAGCGACGGCCGTGGCGTTCCCCTTGGCTCAACACACGCTGCGCGGCAACGGTTTCAAGCCGCCGGAGGTCCCCGAGCTGTCGCTGCTGGAGAACCCGGCACTGCGGGCCGTGGTGGGCAGCGCGGCCCTGCTGGCCCTGGTCGCGGTCCTCACCCTCGCCGTGGGTGCCGTCCTGCGGAACAGCGCGGGTGCGATCACCGTCGTCGTGATCCTGGTGGTCCTGCCGCACATCCTGGCCCTCGCGCTGCCTCTCTCCGTCGGCCACTGGCTGCTTCGGCTCACCCCCGCCGCGGCCTTCGCCATCGAGCAGGGGGCCACGTACTACCCGCAGGTTCAGCACAACTGCCTTCCCGAGAGCGGGTGTTACCCCCTCTCGCCGTGGAACGGCCTCGCGGTTCTGTGTGCCTACGTAGTGGTGGCCATGGCCCTGGCGATGTGGCGGCTGCGCAGGAGGGACGCGTGA
- a CDS encoding ABC transporter ATP-binding protein, whose protein sequence is MSDATIEVQELRKRFGGTVAVDGLSFTVEPGQVTGFVGPNGAGKSTTMRTVLGLDAPDEGRALIGGRPYHALRSPLLEVGALLDAAALHPSRRGRDHLLWLAHSHGLPPRRVDEVLEQVGMETAARRRAGGYSLGMRQRLGIASALLGDPPVLLFDEPVNGLDPEGIQWIRGLLRHLAAEGRAVLVSSHLMSELEDTADHLVVIGRGRLIADTAVADLLAAASGDRVALRTGSRTEAMELLAREGGTVAVTGRDTLTVTGLPAERIVELLAAARVPFAEVGLHRATLEEAYMELTRDAAEFVALPDGEVTR, encoded by the coding sequence ATGAGTGACGCAACGATCGAAGTGCAGGAGCTGCGCAAGCGGTTCGGGGGGACCGTCGCCGTCGACGGACTCTCCTTCACGGTCGAACCGGGCCAGGTCACCGGATTCGTCGGCCCCAACGGAGCGGGCAAGTCCACCACCATGCGGACCGTCCTCGGCCTGGACGCCCCCGACGAGGGCCGCGCGCTCATCGGCGGCCGCCCCTATCACGCCCTGCGCTCACCCCTGTTGGAGGTCGGCGCCCTCCTCGACGCCGCCGCGCTGCACCCGAGCCGCCGCGGCCGCGACCATCTCCTCTGGCTGGCGCACTCGCACGGGCTGCCCCCGCGCCGGGTCGACGAGGTCCTGGAACAGGTGGGAATGGAGACGGCCGCCCGCCGCAGGGCCGGCGGCTACTCCCTGGGTATGCGCCAACGCCTGGGCATCGCCTCCGCACTGCTCGGTGACCCCCCGGTCCTCCTCTTCGACGAGCCGGTCAACGGCCTCGATCCCGAGGGCATCCAGTGGATCCGCGGCCTCCTGCGCCACCTCGCCGCCGAAGGCCGGGCCGTCCTGGTCTCCAGCCACTTGATGAGCGAACTGGAGGACACCGCCGACCACTTGGTGGTCATCGGCCGCGGGCGGCTGATCGCCGACACGGCCGTCGCCGACCTGCTCGCCGCCGCGTCCGGCGACCGCGTCGCCCTGCGCACCGGCTCCCGTACGGAAGCGATGGAACTCCTCGCCCGCGAGGGCGGCACGGTCGCGGTCACCGGCCGCGACACGCTCACGGTCACCGGCCTGCCCGCCGAGCGGATCGTGGAGCTGCTGGCCGCCGCCCGGGTCCCGTTCGCCGAAGTCGGCCTCCATCGGGCCACGCTGGAGGAGGCGTACATGGAACTCACCCGGGACGCCGCGGAGTTCGTCGCGCTCCCGGACGGCGAGGTGACCCGATGA